The sequence CTTGCGGTCGCCGTCGACGCGGCGGGTGAGGGAGACCTTCATCGCCTTGGTGCCCGTGTGCGCGTCGGCGACGGTGGCGAAGGTGAAGTCGTTGTCGCCCCAGCCGGATTTGGACCAGCAGGACGGCATGTCGGAGCCGGGCGCGCCCGCGCTCTCGAACCCGGGATTGGTGAGGAGATTGGGGGGTCCGGCCGTGGCCTGCTGCGGTGCGGTGAGCAGCAGGCCCGCGGTCATCGCCCCGACGGCCAGCAGGGCGGCCCGCCGCCCGGACCTCCGCCGGATCTTCAGACGCATGGACAAGTTCCCTTCTGTGCGGCTCAACTCCTGGTGTGGCGTCCCGCGGTGCGCGGTTTGCGCGGCAGGTAGACGAGGGCCTCGGTCGCCGCGAACCGCAGGACGAAGGTGGTGACCAGCGCGAGGGCGGTGGCGGGCAGTACGGCCATGCCGAACTTGGCGACGAACACCGCGATCAGCGGGATGCGCAGCAGCAGATCGGCGTTGGCGAGCAGCGCGAAGCGGCCGATGCGGTCCGCCCAGTGGCGGTGCCGGCGGCGGTCACGGAAGAGCAGGGCCTCGATGAGGACGAAGTTCCACAGCACCCCGGCCTGGTTGGCGACGATCTCGGCGGGCAGGTAGTGCATCCCGGCGCCCATGAGCAGCCAGAGCGCGGCCAGGTTCGGGACGAAGCCGGAGAGTCCGATCAGTCCGAAGCCGGCCATGCGGGCCAGTGGGTGGGCGGAGCGCAGCGCGGCGAGGTGGGCGAGGAAGCGCAGGCCCTCGCGGGCGGTGGACTTGGACTCGCCGGAGTAGCGGTCCTGGAAGACGAAGGGCACCTCGGCGACCTTCGCGGGGCGGCAGCGTACCGCCAGCTCCAGCAGGATCTTGTAGCCGAGGGGGCGCAGGGCGTCGGCGGTGACCACGGAGCGGCGCATGGCGAAGAAGCCGCTCATGGGGTCGCTGATGCCGCGCAGGGCGCGCGGGAAGAGGCCCTTGGCCAGCCAGGTCGCGCCGCGCGAGACGGCGATCCGGTAGCCGCCGGCGAGCCCGGCGCGGCTGCCGCCGCTGATGTAGCGGGAGGCGACGACGAGGTCGGCGCCGGTGCGTATCCCCTCGCCGACGAGTTCGGGCACGAGGTGGGGCGGGTGCTGGAGGTCGGCGTCCATGACGACGATCCAGTCGGTGCCGGCCCGTCTGACGCCCTCGACGACGGCTCCGCCGAGGCCTCCGTCCGCCTGTGCGCGGTGCAGGACGGCCACCGGGAAGGGGCAGTCGGCGGCGGCCTTCTCGATGACGGCGGGGGTGTCGTCCGTGGAGTCGTCCACGAACAGCACCTCGCAGGGCAGGTGGGCGGGGAGCGCGTCGCCGAGGCGCCGCAGCAACTCCGCCACGTTTCCGGCCTCGTTGAAGGTCGGGACGATGAGGGTGACGCTGCCGGGGACCACGCTCGCGGCAGGGTCCAGCTCCGCCGGAATCACAAGCTCCGGATCGTTCGGGGCAGGGGGTGCCCACACGTCTTCGCTCATGGTGGTTCAGCTCCCACTCTCGCGGTCGGTCCGGCGGATCTCGATGCGGTCCTCGCCCGAGCCGAAGACGGCGACGGCCGTCGAGTGCTCCAGCGCCGCCTTCACGTTCGGCAGGTCCACCGCGTCGCGCCGGACCGTGGGCGAGGAGACCACGTAGTCGATGTCCCGCCAGCCGCGCGGCAGGGTCTTGGTGACGGCGGGGTCGAGGTCCGCCTTGTAGAACCAGATGGCGCCCAGGCCCGGCTCGAAGCCGGAGTGCACGGCGTCCAGCCAGAGCGCGTCGTCCACCAGGACCCGGGTCTTCCCCGGGTCTGCGACCTCGCTGCCGAGCCAGGCCGCGGCCTGCCGGTACGGGCCGTTCGCGTCCACCGTGAGCGCGGTGCGGTTGCCTTCGTACCAGCGCGGCAGGACGTACACGGCGGCGGCTGCGGCGAGCACGCAGACCAGCGCCCGGCGTCCGTGGACCAGCTTCCTGCTCTCCCCCGGCGTGCGGCGGCGGCGCAGCACGGCGTGCGCGATGCTGGCCGCGCCCCCGGCGAGGACGAGGGCGAGGAAGGGCAGCGCCTGGATCACGTACATGGCGGGGAGGTAGCCGGAGGGCCGCATCGCCACGAGCGCGAGGATGACGGCGGCGAGCGCGGGACCGGCGAGCGCGCGGGCGGTGACGGACCAGCGGAGGGTGACCAGCAGCAGGACGGCGCCGGCCAGTCCGCCGAGCGGCAGGACGGTGTCGTAGTACAGCCAGCTCCGGAACACGCCGTTCGAACCGGAGCCGGGGTCGAGGATGAAGCCGGAGCCCTCGCGGCCCATCTGGTAGGTGATGCCGTCGATCAGCGAGACGTGCCCGGCGCCGGGCAGCAGTTCCCCGTTGAGCAGCGCGAACAGCGGGTACGTGAGCCCGATCAGCGCGCAGGCGGTGATGGCTCCGGTGACGGCGAACTTGCGGGTGTCGCGGTGGCTGTGGCGCCACATCGTCACCAGCAGCGCCGGGAGCACCACCAGCATCGTCTCCTTGGTCAGCACGGCGGTGGCGGCCGCGAGTCCCGACCCGAAGTGGTGCCACAGGTGGCGGCTGGGCGACGCGGCGAGGCAGAAGGCCAGCAGGATCCACATCACGGCGAGGTTGTCGAGGAAGATCTCCCGCTGGAGCACGACGGAGAGCGGGGAGAGCCCGAAGAGGGCCATGGCGAGCCCGGCGGCCCAGCGCGGCAGCCACAGCCGGCGCGCGAGGACGTACATCAGCACGGAGCTGGCGGCCGAGACGGCGAGCATCGAGAACCGCATGGTCGCGACGGTCATCGCGTCGGGCACGAAGAGGGAGGGGAGGTACGTCAGGCCCGCGACCTGGATCCAGCCGAGCGGCGGGTGGTCGTACCAGTAGGTGTAGTGGGCGAGGCCGTCGCCCTGCTGGACGGCCCAGGCCTGGGCGAGGTAGGTGCCCTCGTCGTCGCTCAGCGTCGGGAAGTTGGTGATGTTCCAGCCCTGTACGAGGACGATCGCGAGCAGCAGCGTGCCGCACAGCAGCAGGTCCGGGCGGGAGGAGCGGAAGCGGACGAGCGGACGGGCGGGGGCGGGCGGCCCGACGCCGGAGCCGCTGCCGCCACTGCCGCCGCGCTGGGCGGGGACGCGGGGCGCGGTGGCGGTGGCGGTCCCGCCGGGCCGGGGATGGGGATCAGTGGCCGTGGGCAGGGTGGCGGTCACTGGTGGCGGTCCTCTCGGTTCGCGGTGGACGCGGTGGACGCGTACGCGGGCAGGGACGCGGTGGCGGGCGCGGGCGCGGACAGGGTTGCGGACCCGGCGGAGGCTCCGGCCAGGACGGGGGCGGCGGAGGCTCCGGCCAGGGCGGGGGCGGGGGCGGCGGACCCGGTGAGGTGGGCGCCGGTGTGGCTGGTGAGCTCCCACTCGTTGCGTCCGCGCTGCTCGCGCCAGACGGCGCGGATCGCGGCGCCCGCGAGCATCACCTGGT comes from Streptomyces sp. NBC_01408 and encodes:
- a CDS encoding glycosyltransferase family 2 protein; this translates as MSEDVWAPPAPNDPELVIPAELDPAASVVPGSVTLIVPTFNEAGNVAELLRRLGDALPAHLPCEVLFVDDSTDDTPAVIEKAAADCPFPVAVLHRAQADGGLGGAVVEGVRRAGTDWIVVMDADLQHPPHLVPELVGEGIRTGADLVVASRYISGGSRAGLAGGYRIAVSRGATWLAKGLFPRALRGISDPMSGFFAMRRSVVTADALRPLGYKILLELAVRCRPAKVAEVPFVFQDRYSGESKSTAREGLRFLAHLAALRSAHPLARMAGFGLIGLSGFVPNLAALWLLMGAGMHYLPAEIVANQAGVLWNFVLIEALLFRDRRRHRHWADRIGRFALLANADLLLRIPLIAVFVAKFGMAVLPATALALVTTFVLRFAATEALVYLPRKPRTAGRHTRS
- a CDS encoding glycosyltransferase family 39 protein; amino-acid sequence: MLLCGTLLLAIVLVQGWNITNFPTLSDDEGTYLAQAWAVQQGDGLAHYTYWYDHPPLGWIQVAGLTYLPSLFVPDAMTVATMRFSMLAVSAASSVLMYVLARRLWLPRWAAGLAMALFGLSPLSVVLQREIFLDNLAVMWILLAFCLAASPSRHLWHHFGSGLAAATAVLTKETMLVVLPALLVTMWRHSHRDTRKFAVTGAITACALIGLTYPLFALLNGELLPGAGHVSLIDGITYQMGREGSGFILDPGSGSNGVFRSWLYYDTVLPLGGLAGAVLLLVTLRWSVTARALAGPALAAVILALVAMRPSGYLPAMYVIQALPFLALVLAGGAASIAHAVLRRRRTPGESRKLVHGRRALVCVLAAAAAVYVLPRWYEGNRTALTVDANGPYRQAAAWLGSEVADPGKTRVLVDDALWLDAVHSGFEPGLGAIWFYKADLDPAVTKTLPRGWRDIDYVVSSPTVRRDAVDLPNVKAALEHSTAVAVFGSGEDRIEIRRTDRESGS